The Ketobacter sp. MCCC 1A13808 DNA window AACAAGCCTACTCAAGCCTCAATAACATTGAACTCTTCAAATCCATTTTTAATGATTGTTAAAAAGCGAATGATCTCTTCATTATCAATATGACTAAGATTAGAAAGACTCTCATTAAACTTATGCTCTGTGTTCTCCAACGCCCAATCCAGCGCTTTTTTTATTCGTACTCTTTTTTCTAAAGGCATGCGCATATAGTAATTCGCACCCAGCTCATCAAACTTAACTTCCTTGATCGAGTCAAGATGATATAGCTCATATAGAACAAGGTTCAGTGCCGTTTTCATTTCCAAATTTTTATCTTCACCAATCATCATTCCAATCCTTAGGTAAATAAGATGGTTCTATAATAAAGTCTTCCGGTGGATCAGCAGGATCTTTATATCCCGTTCTCATGACGTTTTCCAAGCCAAATGTTCCTTCTTCCGGCAATTCGCGTTCCTTCAATTCGTCTAGCAATTGATCGTTCATCTTTTGAGACGGCTGATAATGTCCACTTTTGTTAGAGACTTCAATTAGATTGCCATCTATTACCGTGAGCTCTCCAGCAGCAGCTACAGGTTTACCCTGCGCTAAACTAGAATGATGAAACTTGCCAGGTTCCTGGAATGTAGAAGCAAAAATCCGACCTTCTGGTGTCATTACAAATATAGCTTTCCCATCCCCTGAGAAAAATGTTGATGACTCTGCGGTATCGAAGGGTGAGCCTGCTAACGGACCATTAGCATGAACTAGTTTTCCATTTTGAACACCTAACTCATGCTCAAGCAGCTCATGTTCATCCAGGTATTTAACTGTATCTGCACCCCAAACTGGATGAAAGAATTCTGGTTCCTCCTCCCTCTTATACATTGGATTCATTTCTTTAGTATTCTTGTATTTAACGGGAATTATCTTTGGTTTAGTAGATTTAGAGTCATTGCCTTCCTCACACACCAACCCCAATGGATCAACCCACCCCACCGGATTCGCCGCATACTGATAATTATTAACCCCACCCAACAACCCGATCGGGTCCTGCTGAGTAAACTGACCCGTCCCCGGATCATAATACCGGAACCGATTATAATGCAGCCCCGTCTCTTCATCCCAGTACTGGCCCTGGAACCTCAGGTTATTCTCTACCTGCTCAACGTCTTTTCTTATGACATTGCCGTAAACCTTGTATCTGGCTGACCAT harbors:
- a CDS encoding RHS repeat domain-containing protein, with the translated sequence FVWNGDVLLSEKRGHKEKLYLYEPNSFKPLAFVENNQCYFYHLDHLGTPQEMTDWEGQVVWSARYKVYGNVIRKDVEQVENNLRFQGQYWDEETGLHYNRFRYYDPGTGQFTQQDPIGLLGGVNNYQYAANPVGWVDPLGLVCEEGNDSKSTKPKIIPVKYKNTKEMNPMYKREEEPEFFHPVWGADTVKYLDEHELLEHELGVQNGKLVHANGPLAGSPFDTAESSTFFSGDGKAIFVMTPEGRIFASTFQEPGKFHHSSLAQGKPVAAAGELTVIDGNLIEVSNKSGHYQPSQKMNDQLLDELKERELPEEGTFGLENVMRTGYKDPADPPEDFIIEPSYLPKDWNDDW